In a single window of the Arachis hypogaea cultivar Tifrunner chromosome 6, arahy.Tifrunner.gnm2.J5K5, whole genome shotgun sequence genome:
- the LOC112697087 gene encoding AUGMIN subunit 3, with translation MSGSRLCSLLVELGFEDSESLDPDSFEWPFQYEQTRPVLHWICSSLRPSNILSLSDLSQYEQFKKEGKLLEGEDLDFAYDSILAFSDTRDNQEAVFGAAEEGLKDIREATLAYKAEASDLQRQLRQLQSQYDLLTSQASTLTQGRRARVAATSIVNGHLTTIDDNLSVRNLQMNAVLGRIASTAQELACYHSGDEDGIYLAYSDFNQYLLGDKSCLAELNQWFAKQLETGPFRLVAEEGKSKCSWVSLDDISNIYVRDLEKSHHQRVSELQRLRSVFGISERQWVEAQVENAKQQAILMTLKSQVSSDEAHIHLDLHSLRRKYSELKGELSNLYSREEKLLSETIPDLCWELAQLQDTYVLQGDYDLKVMRQEYYINRQKTFINHLITLLARHQLLKIACQLEKKNMLGAYSLLKVIELELQAYVSATEGRVCRCLALIQAASDVQEQGGVHDSDNFLHAIRDLLKVYSNTQAALSTYVSAPGIVQQISALNSELMTLQSDLENSLPEDRNRCINELCTLIQSLQQLLFASSTTAQPILTPRPLMKELDEMEKMNGKLSAAVEEVTLEHVKKNEIVKHHSQESGLQRRVFVDFFCHPERLKSQVRELNATIRALQIT, from the exons ATGAGCGGGTCACGACTGTGCTCCTTGCTCGTCGAATTAGGGTTTGAAGATTCCGAATCGTTGGACCCTGACAGCTTCGAATGGCCGTTCCAGTACGAACAAACTCGCCCCGTCCTCCACTGGATCTGCTCCAGCCTCCGCCCCTCCAACATCCTCTCCCTCTCTGATCTCTCTCAGTATGAGCAATTCAAGAAAGAAGGGAAGCTTTTGGAG GGGGAAGATTTGGACTTCGCTTATGATAGCATTTTGGCCTTCTCTGACACCAGAGACAACCAGGAAGCCGTCTTTGGCGCCGCCGAAGAGGGATTGAAGGATATAAG GGAGGCAACTCTGGCATATAAAGCTGAAGCTTCAGATTTGCAAAGACAGCTAAGGCAACTGCAATCACAGTATGATTTGCTTACAAGCCAGGCATCAACTTTAACGCAAGGAAGACGGGCACGAGTTGCTGCAACATCTATTGTAAATGGACACCTTACAACAATAGATGATAACCTTTCAGTTAGAAATTTACAG ATGAATGCAGTTCTTGGAAGAATTGCTTCCACAGCACAAGAGTTGGCTTGTTATCATTCGGGAGATG AGGATGGTATATATTTGGCATACTCAGACTTCAATCAATACCTACTTGGAGACAAATCTTGTTTAGCTGAGCTAAATCAGTGGTTTGCTAAGCAACTGGAAACC GGTCCATTCCGACTTGTTGCTGAGGAGGGAAAATCTAAATGCTCTTGGGTGAGTCTTGATGATATCTCAAATATATATGTCAGAG ATTTGGAAAAATCACACCATCAACGTGTATCTGAGTTGCAACGGCTTCGATCAGT atttggaataagtgaaaggCAATGGGTGGAAGCACAAGTTGAAAATGCCAAGCAGCAGGCTATTTTAATGACACTTAAATCTCAGGTTTCATCAGATGAAGCTCacattcatcttgatcttcattcTCTCAG GAGAAAGTATTCTGAATTGAAAGGAGAACTTTCGAATCTGTATAGCCGTGAGGAGAAATTGCTATCAGAG ACTATTCCAGATTTGTGCTGGGAGCTAGCTCAACTCCAAGACACATATGTtttacagg GTGATTATGATTTGAAGGTCATGCGCCAAGAGTACTACATTAACCGGCAAAAAACT TTCATAAACCATCTTATAACTCTACTTGCCAGGCATCAGTTGTTAAAGATAGCCTGCCAATTAGAAAAGAAGAACATGCTTGGAGCCTATTCGCTACTGAAAGTCATAGAGTTAGAGTTGCAAGCCTATGTGTCTGCAACAGAGGGACGGGTG TGTCGGTGCCTGGCCCTTATTCAAGCTGCATCAGATGTTCAAGAACAAGGGGGAGTACATGACAGTGATAATTTCTTGCATGCTATTAGAGACCTACTAAAAGTTTATTCAA aTACTCAAGCTGCATTATCGACATATGTATCAGCACCAGGCATTGTCCAGCAGATATCAGCTCTCAATTCAGAGTTGATGACCCTTCAGTCagaccttgagaattctctcccTGAAGACAGAAATAGGTGTATTAATGAACT GTGCACCCTCATTCAAAGTTTGCAGCAACTGCTCTTCGCATCTTCAACAACAGCCCAGCCTATTCTAACCCCTCGG CCATTAATGAAAGAGCTTGACGAAATGGAAAAGATGAATGGAAAGCTCTCGGCTGCTGTGGAGGAGGTCACACTCGAGCATGTCAAGAAGAATGAG ATTGTGAAACATCATTCGCAAGAAAGTGGACTTCAAAGGAGAGTCTTCGTTGATTTCTTTTGCCACCCAGAGCGTTTGAAGAGCCAAGTCAGGGAACTGAATGCTACAATCAGAGCCTTACAAATAACTTAg
- the LOC112697088 gene encoding uncharacterized protein isoform X1, translated as MAHSEGTDQKKKKDVIRLERESVIPILKPRLIMSLANLIEHSSDRAEFLKLCKRVEYTIRAWYLLQFEDLMQLYSLFDPVSGAQKLEQQKLSNQEIDVLEQNFLTYLFQVMEKSNFKIVSEDEIEVAQSGQYLLNLPIKVDESKLDKTLLKKYFENHPHDNLPHFCDKYVIFRRGIGIDRTTDLFIMEKVDMLIARLWAYLLRITRLEKLLSRKPKRHNDTNPKKDDEINSENGVDLFVERIRLENMQLSFRNLVGKTTIQEPTFDKIIVVYRRAGTKSKAERGIFVKHFKDIPMADMEIVLPEKKNPGLTPMDWVKFLGSAIVGLVAVVSSLEMPTADWFVIIAVLSTVVGYIAKTYFTFQANLAQYQNLITQSMYDKQLDSGKGTLLHLCDDVIQQEVKEVIVSFFILMEQGKATRQDLDQWCEELIKEEFGEDCNFDVDDAVGKLEKLGIVTRDTIGRYQCVGLKRANEIIGTTTEELVLKAKQGAINP; from the exons ATGGCGCATTCGGAAGGAACGgatcagaagaagaagaaagatgtaATTCGTTTAGAGCGTGAATCTGTGATTCCAATTCTGAAGCCAAGGCTCATCATGTCTTTGGCCAATCTTATTG AGCACAGTTCTGATCGAGCTGAGTTCTTGAAGCTCTGCAAGAGAGTAGAGTACACGATTCGAGCGTGGTACCTCCTACAATTTGAGGACTTGATG CAACTCTACTCCCTCTTTGACCCTGTAAGTGGGGCACAGAAGCTTGAACAGCAGAAGTTATCTAACCAGGAAATTGATGTACTAGAGCAGAATTTCTTGACGTATCTATTTCAG GTCATGGAAAAGAGCAACTTCAAGATAGTAAGTGAGGATGAGATTGAGGTTGCACAATCAGGCCAGTATCTTCTAAACCTTCCCATTAAAGTGGATGAATCTAAG cTTGACAAGACACTTCTGAAGAAATATTTTGAAAACCACCCTCACGATAACCTTCCACATTTCTGTGATAAG TATGTTATCTTTCGTCGTGGCATTGGAATTGATCGAACAACTGACCTCTTTATCATGGAGAAAGTGGACATGCTCATTGCACGCTTGTGGGCATACTTGTTAAGGATAACTAG GTTGGAAAAACTTTTATCAAGAAAGCCAAAAAGGCATAATGACACAAATCCAAAGAAGGATGATGAAATTAACTCTGAAAATGGGGTAGACTTGTTCGTTGAACGGATACGCCTTGAAAACATGCAACTAAG TTTCCGCAATTTGGTGGGCAAGACCACGATTCAAGAACCAACATTTGATAAGATAATTGTAGTATACAG GAGAGCTGGCACCAAATCAAAAGCAGAGCGAGGAATATTTGTGAAGCATTTTAAAGACATTCCAATGGCTGATATGGAGATAGTTCTT CCAGAAAAGAAAAACCCTGGATTAACTCCAATGGATTGGGTTAAGTTTCTTGGATCAGCTATTGTTGGGCTG gttgCCGTAGTTAGTTCACTTGAAATGCCTACAGCTGATTGGTTTGTCATTATTGCTGTTCTTTCCACAGTTGTTGGTTATATCGCCAAGACATACTTCAC GTTTCAGGCAAACTTGGCTCAGTACCAAAATTTGATTACACAGTCGATGTACGACAAACAACTAGACAGTGGAAAGGGCACCCTTCTCCATTTGTGTGATGACGTCATTCAACAGGAG GTCAAAGAGGTAATAGTATCATTCTTTATTTTGATGGAACAAGGCAAAGCTACAAGACAG GATCTTGATCAATGGTGTGAGGAATTAATCAAAGAAGAGTTCGGGGAGGATTGTAATTTTGATGTGGATGATGCAGTTGGGAAATTAGAGAAATTGGGAATCGTTACGCGG GATACTATTGGAAGGTATCAGTGTGTTGGGCTGAAAAGGGCCAATGAGATCATTGGCACTACAACAGAAGAGCTTGTTCTTAAGGCAAAACAGGGAGCCATCAATCCTTGA
- the LOC112697088 gene encoding uncharacterized protein isoform X2, with amino-acid sequence MAHSEGTDQKKKKDVIRLERESVIPILKPRLIMSLANLIEHSSDRAEFLKLCKRVEYTIRAWYLLQFEDLMQLYSLFDPVSGAQKLEQQKLSNQEIDVLEQNFLTYLFQVMEKSNFKIVSEDEIEVAQSGQYLLNLPIKVDESKLDKTLLKKYFENHPHDNLPHFCDKYVIFRRGIGIDRTTDLFIMEKVDMLIARLWAYLLRITRLEKLLSRKPKRHNDTNPKKDDEINSENGVDLFVERIRLENMQLRRAGTKSKAERGIFVKHFKDIPMADMEIVLPEKKNPGLTPMDWVKFLGSAIVGLVAVVSSLEMPTADWFVIIAVLSTVVGYIAKTYFTFQANLAQYQNLITQSMYDKQLDSGKGTLLHLCDDVIQQEVKEVIVSFFILMEQGKATRQDLDQWCEELIKEEFGEDCNFDVDDAVGKLEKLGIVTRDTIGRYQCVGLKRANEIIGTTTEELVLKAKQGAINP; translated from the exons ATGGCGCATTCGGAAGGAACGgatcagaagaagaagaaagatgtaATTCGTTTAGAGCGTGAATCTGTGATTCCAATTCTGAAGCCAAGGCTCATCATGTCTTTGGCCAATCTTATTG AGCACAGTTCTGATCGAGCTGAGTTCTTGAAGCTCTGCAAGAGAGTAGAGTACACGATTCGAGCGTGGTACCTCCTACAATTTGAGGACTTGATG CAACTCTACTCCCTCTTTGACCCTGTAAGTGGGGCACAGAAGCTTGAACAGCAGAAGTTATCTAACCAGGAAATTGATGTACTAGAGCAGAATTTCTTGACGTATCTATTTCAG GTCATGGAAAAGAGCAACTTCAAGATAGTAAGTGAGGATGAGATTGAGGTTGCACAATCAGGCCAGTATCTTCTAAACCTTCCCATTAAAGTGGATGAATCTAAG cTTGACAAGACACTTCTGAAGAAATATTTTGAAAACCACCCTCACGATAACCTTCCACATTTCTGTGATAAG TATGTTATCTTTCGTCGTGGCATTGGAATTGATCGAACAACTGACCTCTTTATCATGGAGAAAGTGGACATGCTCATTGCACGCTTGTGGGCATACTTGTTAAGGATAACTAG GTTGGAAAAACTTTTATCAAGAAAGCCAAAAAGGCATAATGACACAAATCCAAAGAAGGATGATGAAATTAACTCTGAAAATGGGGTAGACTTGTTCGTTGAACGGATACGCCTTGAAAACATGCAACTAAG GAGAGCTGGCACCAAATCAAAAGCAGAGCGAGGAATATTTGTGAAGCATTTTAAAGACATTCCAATGGCTGATATGGAGATAGTTCTT CCAGAAAAGAAAAACCCTGGATTAACTCCAATGGATTGGGTTAAGTTTCTTGGATCAGCTATTGTTGGGCTG gttgCCGTAGTTAGTTCACTTGAAATGCCTACAGCTGATTGGTTTGTCATTATTGCTGTTCTTTCCACAGTTGTTGGTTATATCGCCAAGACATACTTCAC GTTTCAGGCAAACTTGGCTCAGTACCAAAATTTGATTACACAGTCGATGTACGACAAACAACTAGACAGTGGAAAGGGCACCCTTCTCCATTTGTGTGATGACGTCATTCAACAGGAG GTCAAAGAGGTAATAGTATCATTCTTTATTTTGATGGAACAAGGCAAAGCTACAAGACAG GATCTTGATCAATGGTGTGAGGAATTAATCAAAGAAGAGTTCGGGGAGGATTGTAATTTTGATGTGGATGATGCAGTTGGGAAATTAGAGAAATTGGGAATCGTTACGCGG GATACTATTGGAAGGTATCAGTGTGTTGGGCTGAAAAGGGCCAATGAGATCATTGGCACTACAACAGAAGAGCTTGTTCTTAAGGCAAAACAGGGAGCCATCAATCCTTGA